From the Acidicapsa ligni genome, one window contains:
- a CDS encoding ABC transporter ATP-binding protein, whose product MGRQSQGHPVESADPLKQTNLSDLPAGAKRPFRVAESLRSALHLVGNRQRFTFAWLIVARVAVGICDLLLAGSMYFLFLLLQGAPPTHHLWWTPKTTLSAALTTSALVVLRTLMDISSTRAVVSHIQRLYTEILLRLTTGYNEMQWSRFVERNRSELLNHAMYSAREAANFYHLVIEMITSIVVVLVMTVALVYQNPAAACGLGVAVLLFYVIHRFFIRTKLQKAVSEREQSLRVLQRSLADMFSSGKEIRSYGIESFFQNRIGKQARDVAAGHLQVVLLPQIARILADQGVVLLFLFIVVAVQLRNGDTRQLLSLLVFYFVLSRRLLPLISQISFMAGQMESSYKNVQVVAYEFNDCMLHRMVAPTMQLPDEDLVIEIDRVSFSFHEDVPILRNVSLYMRRGETVVLHGVSGSGKSSLLNIVAGVLQPNSGDVRVDRANIAYVPQDIALLDDSIRNNLLFGLAAKSDAELMSALAIARLDEFVAAQPQGLDTGVGDNGALFSGGQRQRLGLARAILRGSRLLLLDEATSALDEENESRILESLSTSGMAVLLVTHRAHRRAYAQRVFRLQQGRLIEEPVSELSPEHAYIGTKK is encoded by the coding sequence ATGGGCAGACAATCGCAAGGGCATCCAGTCGAGTCGGCAGATCCGTTGAAGCAGACGAATCTGTCGGATCTTCCTGCTGGTGCAAAGCGGCCCTTTCGCGTTGCCGAGAGTCTTCGATCAGCGCTTCATCTCGTCGGCAATCGACAGCGCTTTACCTTCGCGTGGTTAATTGTAGCGAGAGTCGCGGTTGGCATTTGCGATCTATTGCTTGCCGGCTCGATGTACTTCTTATTCTTATTGCTGCAAGGCGCTCCGCCGACACATCATCTCTGGTGGACACCGAAGACGACGCTATCAGCGGCCCTGACCACATCCGCCCTGGTCGTTCTTCGAACCCTGATGGATATCTCTTCAACTCGCGCTGTTGTCAGCCATATTCAACGTCTCTATACAGAAATCCTGCTACGCCTGACAACTGGCTATAACGAGATGCAGTGGAGCCGGTTTGTAGAGCGCAATCGCAGTGAACTTCTGAACCATGCGATGTATTCGGCACGAGAGGCAGCGAATTTCTATCATCTTGTCATCGAGATGATAACGTCCATTGTTGTCGTGCTGGTCATGACCGTAGCGCTCGTCTATCAGAACCCTGCGGCTGCTTGCGGCCTTGGCGTTGCCGTGTTGTTGTTTTATGTCATACACAGATTTTTCATTCGCACGAAACTACAAAAGGCAGTGTCGGAGCGCGAACAGTCTCTGCGAGTTTTGCAAAGAAGTCTCGCGGACATGTTTTCTTCGGGGAAAGAAATACGCAGTTACGGGATCGAAAGCTTCTTTCAGAACCGGATCGGCAAGCAGGCGCGCGATGTAGCTGCGGGGCATTTGCAGGTCGTCCTTCTTCCTCAGATTGCAAGGATTCTGGCCGATCAAGGTGTGGTGCTGCTCTTTCTCTTCATTGTTGTCGCGGTGCAACTGCGCAACGGAGATACGCGTCAGCTACTATCCCTGTTGGTCTTTTATTTCGTACTCTCTCGACGCCTGCTGCCTCTCATAAGCCAGATATCATTCATGGCCGGGCAGATGGAAAGCTCCTATAAGAATGTTCAGGTTGTCGCTTATGAATTCAACGATTGCATGCTGCATCGCATGGTTGCACCCACGATGCAGCTACCGGATGAAGACTTAGTTATAGAAATCGACCGTGTTAGTTTTTCGTTTCATGAGGATGTTCCGATTCTTCGGAATGTGTCCTTATATATGCGCAGAGGCGAAACGGTTGTGCTTCATGGCGTTTCCGGGAGCGGAAAAAGTTCCCTTCTAAACATCGTCGCAGGCGTGTTACAACCGAATTCAGGCGATGTTCGAGTCGATCGCGCGAACATCGCCTACGTGCCTCAGGACATCGCCCTGCTGGATGATTCGATACGCAATAACCTGCTGTTCGGGTTGGCGGCAAAGAGCGATGCGGAGTTAATGAGCGCGTTAGCTATTGCTCGGCTGGACGAGTTCGTCGCTGCACAACCTCAAGGTCTGGATACTGGTGTAGGCGACAACGGAGCTTTATTTAGTGGAGGCCAGCGGCAGAGGCTGGGGCTCGCTCGAGCTATCCTTCGCGGCTCCAGGTTGTTGTTACTCGATGAAGCGACTTCGGCACTGGACGAAGAGAACGAATCACGAATTCTTGAGAGCCTGAGTACTTCTGGAATGGCGGTGCTGCTTGTAACGCATCGTGCTCATAGGCGAGCTTACGCTCAGCGCGTATTCAGGCTGCAACAGGGCCGCCTGATCGAAGAGCCTGTCTCAGAGTTGTCCCCGGAACATGCATACATCGGGACAAAGAAGTGA
- a CDS encoding pyridoxal phosphate-dependent aminotransferase, whose translation MSMYPISSTRLSRRNVLKASGFALGASVLSLRPAQAIDASADATANAKTLTRLSLNENPYGPSPLVAEAIRREFTRLNRYADATAAQQLAEQIAAYERIPVEQVVLGEILNVLGLYLGSEGGPGSEFLYSTPGYLALIDAAAHVGGVGVPVPLNEQYHNDLVTLAKKITPRTRGIYLVNPHNPTGTVEDSHVFKQFLRESSQHAVAIVDEAYLEYTDDFEERSAASLVRDGANVMVFRTFDKIHGLAGLPIGYVLAPRSLADALRKQGAGDAEGLGRLNIAAAGAALSDTAQITRTRTTVAKEREQWVSVLRDLNLPHTDTYTNFVFFDTGQPQPKLAAAMRAHGIDIGRAHPPYTNWARITIGLPEENLRAQSALRQILR comes from the coding sequence ATGTCGATGTATCCGATAAGTTCAACGAGGCTCAGCCGACGCAATGTATTGAAAGCCTCTGGATTCGCGCTGGGAGCAAGTGTGCTTTCTTTGCGTCCCGCACAGGCCATAGATGCCTCAGCGGACGCTACGGCAAATGCAAAAACTCTCACGCGCTTGTCTCTGAATGAGAATCCATACGGCCCATCGCCGCTGGTCGCTGAAGCAATCCGACGTGAATTTACGCGGTTGAATCGATATGCGGATGCGACGGCAGCGCAACAGCTAGCCGAGCAAATTGCAGCGTACGAACGTATTCCAGTCGAGCAGGTAGTGCTGGGCGAAATCCTTAATGTTCTCGGCCTTTATCTCGGCAGCGAGGGCGGCCCTGGCTCTGAGTTTCTCTACTCCACGCCAGGCTATCTTGCCCTCATTGATGCGGCCGCGCACGTTGGAGGAGTCGGCGTCCCTGTTCCACTTAACGAGCAGTATCACAACGATCTTGTAACTCTCGCGAAGAAGATCACGCCCAGGACTCGTGGCATTTATCTGGTCAACCCTCACAATCCTACGGGGACAGTCGAAGATAGCCATGTATTCAAGCAGTTCCTGCGGGAGAGTTCACAACACGCTGTCGCGATCGTGGATGAAGCATATCTGGAATATACAGATGATTTCGAAGAGCGCTCCGCAGCTTCACTGGTACGAGACGGAGCGAATGTTATGGTCTTTCGCACCTTCGATAAGATTCATGGGCTGGCAGGCTTGCCTATTGGATATGTGCTGGCGCCTCGCTCACTCGCCGATGCGTTGCGAAAGCAGGGTGCAGGGGATGCAGAGGGATTGGGGCGTCTCAACATTGCAGCCGCCGGGGCCGCATTGAGTGATACTGCGCAAATAACACGTACTCGTACAACGGTAGCGAAAGAACGCGAACAGTGGGTATCTGTGCTGCGAGATCTTAACCTGCCGCACACCGACACTTATACCAACTTTGTGTTCTTCGATACCGGTCAGCCCCAGCCAAAGCTTGCAGCGGCAATGCGTGCGCATGGCATCGATATTGGGCGCGCACATCCTCCATACACAAACTGGGCGCGCATCACCATCGGGCTGCCGGAAGAAAATCTTCGTGCTCAATCGGCGCTTCGGCAGATACTTCGATAA
- a CDS encoding carboxypeptidase regulatory-like domain-containing protein produces the protein MTQSIFHRSFWPLFSQFTFLTALFAAFLLAGMPVSSIAQTFNSGLRGTITDSNGAALPGAKVTLTDEATHQIRTVITDNIGAYAFSELRPSAYTLHIDDAGFSATDRIHILLATQDFLTLDVPLTVGKATDVVQVNAEAALVDPSTASVSTDLSQQQLVNLPILGRNPYMTVKVSGLFVNTGSPQFVRFADQNGTTQTSVAGGPIGSNQYLIDGVPITDTNNRPIAIPTIEAIQDVKVQANTYDAQVGRTGGAVFNTLLRSGSNVYHGSVFGATRQTEWLANDFFANRSGIPRPDSPYYNWGASLGGFVFVPHVYDGHNKTFFFIASEGYIQTSPYTESFAVPTAQERTGDFSSSHNTDGSLNVIYDPTKTYTDTAGVIHRTPFEGNIIPQNRLSNVGKNIASYYPLPQLAAPTGQTNFTGTDNVRDHAQEVTVKLDQQIRPWWNISGSYIFYEALQPLGNPLGTLPGSYSYTYHRQVDATQLNSTWILNPKTVFTARYGNNRFPNLIAEVSEGFNPSSLGFPTSLTSQFQANFFPTIFLRNFSQLGQDTSSLDNWKSQTLSGTLTRSEGKHNLSFGAEYRRIRMNFIDLGDAPGTYTFSGAFTQAFPGVSGDGSGSDMADLLLGHPVSGKVETSTQLNTYLDYFGIFAQDDLRLTRKLTLNLGLRYESETGLKEDHNQLAVGFDPTATTSLAPNTKVTGGVLFAGVNGNPRDIGDLSRLKFAPRLGASYALDSKTVLRGGYGILYAPIRYDPSAALAPGYTQYTPYVASNDNDQTPANVLDNPFPSGIEKPAGNSAGLLTGIGSSVTTYDQHFRAPRVQQFSAGIERELPGGIALEVDYIGSRSTNLSPGSTGATPINYNQLNPSNFGLGYAALSNSVANPYFGNGGTGIIGSATVAQSQLLLPYPQFSSVNLLDSSSHADYNALLVKAERRVGRGLNLISSFTWSRNRDASFATTNSIQAPAASAPQNIYDLKAEYGLAVNNVPYRFSAGVTYDLPVGHGQRFSTGSSIADLIVGNWQLNVVPTFQAGFPVTISQSSNPNSSIVGNGVQRPNLNPGISLGTHGSVYGRLGGYINPTAFSTSSVLTFGNAPRTLSLRGPGFENWDLALFKNVLIHDRFNVQFRAESFNAFNTPQFSGPNTSFGSSNFGAITSQANFPRYLQLGLRVGF, from the coding sequence GTGACACAATCCATATTTCACCGCAGTTTTTGGCCTTTATTTTCTCAATTCACATTTTTAACGGCGTTATTCGCCGCATTTCTTCTTGCTGGCATGCCTGTATCCTCCATAGCACAAACCTTCAATAGCGGGTTGCGCGGGACTATCACAGACTCCAATGGGGCCGCGTTACCGGGTGCAAAGGTAACTCTCACGGATGAAGCAACACACCAGATACGCACAGTTATCACGGATAACATCGGCGCCTATGCATTCAGTGAGCTTCGTCCCTCCGCATATACCCTTCATATCGATGACGCCGGATTCAGTGCGACCGATCGTATACACATTCTGCTTGCCACACAGGACTTTCTCACCCTTGACGTCCCTCTGACGGTGGGCAAGGCTACGGATGTGGTGCAGGTAAATGCGGAGGCTGCACTCGTTGATCCTTCGACAGCCTCGGTAAGTACGGACTTAAGCCAGCAACAGCTTGTGAACTTACCCATCCTTGGTCGCAACCCATACATGACGGTTAAAGTCTCAGGCTTATTCGTCAACACGGGCAGCCCGCAGTTCGTCCGTTTTGCCGATCAAAATGGAACGACACAAACATCCGTTGCAGGTGGACCTATCGGCTCGAACCAATATCTGATCGATGGCGTTCCAATCACGGATACGAATAATCGGCCGATTGCTATTCCTACAATCGAAGCTATTCAAGATGTGAAAGTGCAGGCAAACACTTACGATGCGCAGGTAGGCCGCACAGGCGGCGCTGTATTCAATACCCTGCTGCGCTCGGGATCCAATGTTTATCACGGATCGGTCTTTGGAGCTACGCGGCAAACAGAATGGCTGGCCAATGATTTTTTTGCCAACCGCTCTGGAATCCCACGGCCTGACAGCCCTTATTACAACTGGGGCGCATCGCTTGGTGGATTTGTCTTCGTTCCGCATGTCTACGATGGACACAATAAGACGTTCTTTTTTATAGCATCGGAAGGTTATATTCAGACATCGCCTTACACTGAGAGCTTCGCAGTACCTACGGCGCAGGAGCGCACAGGCGATTTCTCGAGCAGTCACAACACAGATGGTTCACTCAACGTGATTTATGACCCCACTAAGACATATACGGATACGGCAGGCGTCATCCATCGCACTCCTTTTGAAGGCAACATCATCCCTCAAAATCGCTTGAGCAATGTAGGTAAGAACATCGCGTCTTACTATCCGCTTCCCCAGTTAGCCGCACCTACAGGACAGACTAACTTCACCGGCACGGATAATGTGCGCGACCATGCACAGGAAGTAACAGTTAAGCTGGATCAGCAGATCCGTCCGTGGTGGAATATCAGTGGTTCGTATATCTTCTATGAAGCTCTTCAGCCACTGGGTAATCCTCTGGGAACTCTTCCGGGAAGTTATTCCTATACCTATCATCGACAGGTAGATGCGACACAATTGAATAGTACCTGGATCCTCAATCCCAAAACAGTTTTCACCGCACGTTACGGCAACAACCGCTTCCCTAACCTTATCGCTGAAGTTAGCGAGGGATTCAATCCATCTTCGCTCGGTTTTCCTACCTCTCTGACAAGCCAGTTTCAAGCTAATTTCTTTCCGACTATCTTCTTGCGCAACTTTTCACAACTTGGTCAGGACACGAGCTCGCTGGACAATTGGAAATCGCAGACTTTGAGCGGTACTCTTACTCGGAGTGAAGGCAAACACAACCTCTCCTTTGGCGCGGAGTATCGCCGCATCCGCATGAACTTCATCGATCTCGGGGATGCCCCTGGAACCTACACGTTCAGCGGTGCATTCACGCAGGCATTTCCAGGTGTATCCGGGGACGGCAGCGGCTCCGATATGGCCGATCTATTGCTGGGGCATCCTGTTAGCGGCAAGGTGGAAACTTCAACGCAATTGAACACGTATCTCGACTACTTCGGCATCTTTGCGCAGGACGATCTGCGTCTCACCCGGAAGCTTACGCTGAACCTCGGATTGCGTTACGAAAGCGAAACCGGCTTGAAGGAAGACCATAACCAATTGGCTGTTGGATTTGATCCGACTGCGACTACGTCACTTGCTCCCAACACAAAGGTGACAGGCGGAGTTCTGTTCGCAGGCGTGAACGGCAATCCACGCGACATCGGAGATCTCTCCCGATTGAAATTTGCTCCGCGTCTTGGCGCTTCGTATGCGCTTGATTCAAAGACTGTATTACGCGGCGGCTATGGCATCCTGTATGCGCCGATACGATATGATCCCAGCGCAGCTCTCGCCCCTGGTTATACGCAGTACACGCCCTACGTGGCCAGTAATGACAATGATCAAACGCCCGCCAACGTGTTGGACAATCCATTCCCGAGTGGAATTGAAAAGCCCGCGGGTAACTCCGCAGGTTTGTTGACCGGGATTGGAAGCTCCGTCACCACGTACGATCAGCATTTCCGCGCACCTCGTGTACAACAATTCTCTGCGGGCATAGAGCGTGAGTTACCTGGCGGCATTGCTCTCGAAGTAGACTACATCGGTTCGCGTTCGACGAATCTTTCACCCGGTTCCACGGGCGCTACTCCAATCAATTACAACCAGCTCAACCCATCCAACTTTGGCCTTGGCTACGCTGCATTGAGTAACTCGGTGGCAAACCCCTACTTCGGAAATGGCGGTACCGGGATAATTGGTAGCGCAACAGTTGCACAGTCGCAGCTACTGCTACCGTATCCCCAGTTCAGCTCAGTCAACCTACTGGATTCATCCAGCCATGCCGACTACAACGCGTTGCTCGTCAAGGCTGAGCGCCGTGTGGGGCGCGGGCTAAACTTGATCTCTTCCTTTACATGGTCGCGCAATCGGGATGCTTCTTTCGCAACAACAAACAGTATTCAAGCACCTGCGGCGAGCGCGCCTCAAAACATCTATGACTTGAAGGCCGAGTACGGGCTCGCTGTCAACAATGTTCCTTATCGCTTCTCTGCCGGAGTTACTTATGATCTGCCAGTCGGGCACGGTCAACGATTCTCTACTGGATCGAGCATTGCTGATTTGATCGTCGGCAACTGGCAGCTTAATGTGGTTCCAACCTTCCAGGCTGGTTTCCCTGTCACAATTAGCCAGAGCAGCAATCCGAACAGTTCGATTGTGGGTAATGGTGTGCAGCGGCCAAATCTGAACCCAGGCATTTCTCTTGGAACTCACGGAAGCGTGTATGGCAGGCTTGGCGGCTACATCAATCCCACTGCCTTCAGCACTTCTTCTGTGCTCACTTTCGGCAATGCCCCGCGTACGCTTTCGCTGCGTGGACCAGGTTTTGAAAACTGGGATCTCGCGCTATTCAAGAATGTATTGATCCATGATCGCTTCAACGTTCAGTTTCGCGCGGAGAGTTTCAACGCCTTTAATACTCCGCAATTTTCTGGACCAAATACATCCTTTGGCAGTTCTAACTTCGGCGCCATTACATCGCAGGCGAACTTCCCGCGCTACCTGCAACTCGGATTGCGCGTCGGGTTCTAG
- a CDS encoding glycoside hydrolase family 38 N-terminal domain-containing protein, protein MRKLYITLMAVSLGFSPLLGVAQVQTSEKPDLTKQPTLYVVGYAHLDTEWRWEYPQVIDEYIRKTMEDNFKLFDKYPHYVFNFSGANRYRFMKEYFPADYARLKTYVDQGRWFPAGSSMEEGDVNAPNAEAIIRQILYGNNWFRKEFGKASNEYMLPDCFGFPASLPTILAHSGVKGFSTQKLVWGSSADAGGPESLEKTPEGTPFNVGIWVGPDGESVLAGLNPGSYSGGIYSDLSKPLPEEPISPVSIELEKKIGDLQQKIQQAQQKKEKPDEKDLQQLFGLRSEQAALAQGRHDRDEQRYQGDWAARVVQNGKVTGLFADYHYYGTGDIGGSPSEESVKLLEAIVTQGDATLPQGRFSRGQSHSEAPSQKVGDGPVHVISATADQMFLNITPAETATLPRYTGEMELTNHSAASLTSQAYQKRWIRQQELLADAAEKSSIAAEWLGARTYPLDRLNDAWTLAMGAHFHDIAAGTATPRSYEFAWNDDVIAMNQFAGVFTNASEAVAASLDTQAKGVPLVVFNPLNIAREDLVQAKVNFPGGTPKAVRVTAPDGKEVPAQIADGKVLFLANVPSVGYAVYDVEPTSGSASSSTLQVSRQGMENEYYRVKLNEDGDVSSIYDKQAEKELLAAPARLAISYDNPQQWPAWNMDWDQEQAAPKAYVSGPAQIKVVEDGPVRVAIEVSRETAGSRFVQTISLTAGDGGKRVEFGNVIDWNTREANLKATFPLTASNQMATYNWDIGTIQRPSAQPKKFEVPSHQWIDLTDASGKFGATVLTDAKNGSDKPNDNTIRLTLLVTPGTAGGYADQATQDIGHHEFIYGIAGHSNGWRDAQTDWQGQRLNAPLIAFETSKHDGSQGRIFSLLKVSNPRVRVMAVKKAEQGDEVIVRLVELDGKPQPDVHVSFAAPITAAREVNGQEQPVGPATLNEGALVTSFGAYQPRTFALKLAAPSTKLAAVQSAPVTLHYDLATASNDGDHAAAGFDGKGNTLPAEMLPSQITFNDVQFKLAPAKTGTPNAIVAKGQKIDLPAGDYNRVYLLAASSDGDQKATFDLGGKKVELNIQNWGGFIGQWDDRQWSSADTSHDNYGEMIGLKPGFIKRANLAWYSSHHHNASGQNATYAYSYLFGYAIDLAPGTKSILLPKNDKIRILAISVATENPAVEPARPLYDVLPSPNAGASDFTLSPSSASISVSQGKTATTHVLVMPRGSFSGAVNLTASGLPAGVTAAFSPASTTGSSALTLTTTKSTAPATAQVTVTGVSDGVSHSFTTDVSVTPVLEGTVAVDLSSAYNVTGIYDDGKKFEASASLDDGGYSLSRQALGSEAIGESVVFKLGPANAPDVVTGKTITLPSGKFTSLKILATAVEENQRQQIFTVNYTDGTSSSFTRTLSDWASTGNVKGETAAADMPYRLIADGSKDGNPFYLHAYSLNLDTNKTVQSITLPSNRNVLVFGITLVPSK, encoded by the coding sequence ATGCGAAAACTTTACATCACTTTAATGGCCGTCTCATTGGGCTTTAGCCCATTGCTTGGTGTTGCCCAGGTGCAAACGTCGGAAAAGCCCGACCTTACAAAACAGCCAACGCTTTATGTGGTTGGATACGCGCATCTCGACACAGAGTGGCGGTGGGAATATCCCCAGGTCATCGATGAATACATTCGCAAGACGATGGAAGACAACTTCAAACTGTTCGATAAATATCCCCATTATGTCTTCAATTTCAGCGGCGCCAATCGTTATCGCTTCATGAAGGAGTACTTCCCTGCGGATTACGCAAGGTTGAAGACGTATGTCGATCAGGGACGTTGGTTCCCTGCCGGTTCGTCGATGGAAGAAGGCGATGTGAATGCGCCCAACGCTGAAGCCATCATCCGGCAAATTCTCTACGGCAATAACTGGTTTCGCAAGGAGTTTGGCAAGGCCAGCAATGAATACATGCTGCCGGACTGCTTCGGCTTTCCTGCCTCGCTGCCGACAATTCTGGCGCACTCCGGTGTAAAGGGTTTCTCGACGCAAAAGCTTGTCTGGGGATCTTCTGCCGATGCAGGCGGCCCGGAATCGCTTGAGAAAACACCCGAAGGAACTCCATTCAACGTAGGCATCTGGGTCGGACCTGACGGCGAAAGCGTACTCGCCGGCCTCAATCCTGGTTCTTACAGCGGCGGCATCTACAGCGACCTCAGCAAGCCGTTGCCTGAGGAACCCATAAGCCCCGTATCTATTGAACTGGAAAAGAAAATCGGTGATTTGCAGCAGAAGATACAGCAGGCTCAGCAGAAAAAAGAGAAGCCTGATGAGAAGGATCTGCAGCAGTTGTTCGGCCTGCGGTCTGAACAGGCTGCGCTGGCCCAGGGACGGCATGATCGGGATGAGCAGCGATACCAGGGTGACTGGGCTGCGCGCGTCGTGCAAAACGGTAAGGTAACCGGCCTCTTCGCCGACTATCACTATTACGGCACCGGCGATATCGGTGGCTCGCCCAGCGAAGAGTCCGTGAAGCTGCTGGAAGCGATCGTCACGCAAGGCGACGCCACCCTACCGCAGGGAAGATTCTCCAGGGGACAGAGCCATTCCGAGGCGCCTAGCCAGAAGGTTGGCGATGGTCCAGTGCATGTGATCTCTGCGACCGCCGATCAGATGTTCCTCAACATCACTCCAGCCGAAACAGCCACACTGCCTCGTTACACCGGCGAGATGGAGCTCACGAATCACTCCGCTGCCTCGCTGACCTCGCAGGCCTATCAGAAGCGTTGGATTCGCCAGCAGGAACTGCTTGCCGACGCTGCCGAGAAGTCGTCGATTGCAGCCGAGTGGCTTGGCGCGCGGACCTATCCGCTTGATCGCCTCAACGATGCGTGGACACTCGCCATGGGCGCGCACTTCCACGATATCGCCGCAGGAACCGCTACTCCAAGAAGCTACGAGTTTGCATGGAACGACGATGTCATCGCGATGAACCAGTTCGCAGGCGTATTTACCAACGCCAGCGAAGCAGTTGCCGCGAGCCTCGATACGCAAGCCAAAGGCGTTCCCCTCGTTGTATTCAACCCACTCAACATCGCGCGCGAAGACCTGGTGCAGGCCAAGGTCAACTTCCCTGGTGGCACCCCGAAGGCCGTGCGCGTTACCGCTCCAGATGGCAAAGAAGTGCCGGCACAGATTGCGGATGGTAAAGTCCTCTTCCTCGCAAATGTGCCGTCGGTTGGCTACGCCGTCTATGACGTAGAGCCCACCTCAGGCTCTGCTTCCTCTTCGACGCTGCAAGTCTCCAGGCAAGGCATGGAGAATGAGTATTACCGCGTAAAGCTGAACGAAGATGGAGATGTCTCCAGCATCTACGACAAGCAGGCAGAAAAAGAATTGCTCGCTGCGCCTGCACGTCTGGCTATCTCCTATGACAACCCGCAACAGTGGCCCGCATGGAATATGGATTGGGATCAGGAACAAGCCGCTCCCAAGGCCTACGTCTCCGGTCCTGCGCAGATCAAGGTAGTCGAAGACGGTCCAGTTCGCGTTGCGATTGAAGTATCGCGCGAGACTGCTGGTTCCCGCTTCGTTCAGACGATCAGCCTTACGGCAGGCGATGGCGGAAAGCGTGTTGAGTTCGGCAACGTTATCGATTGGAATACGCGCGAAGCCAATCTCAAGGCAACCTTCCCCCTCACCGCGTCGAACCAGATGGCTACCTATAACTGGGACATCGGCACCATCCAACGCCCCTCGGCACAACCGAAGAAGTTTGAAGTCCCGTCGCATCAGTGGATCGATCTGACCGATGCCAGTGGCAAGTTCGGCGCGACGGTACTCACCGATGCCAAGAACGGATCGGATAAGCCAAATGACAACACGATTCGTCTGACACTTCTCGTTACGCCGGGCACTGCTGGCGGCTATGCCGACCAGGCCACGCAGGACATTGGCCATCACGAATTCATCTACGGCATCGCAGGTCACTCCAACGGATGGCGCGATGCTCAAACCGATTGGCAGGGGCAGCGTTTGAATGCTCCGCTGATTGCCTTTGAAACGTCAAAGCATGACGGCTCGCAGGGCCGTATCTTCTCTCTTCTGAAGGTCAGCAACCCGCGTGTACGTGTGATGGCTGTCAAGAAGGCAGAGCAGGGAGACGAAGTTATCGTGCGTCTCGTCGAGCTCGATGGCAAGCCGCAACCGGATGTGCATGTTTCCTTCGCTGCACCAATTACCGCAGCACGCGAAGTCAATGGCCAGGAGCAGCCGGTTGGACCTGCAACCTTGAATGAAGGCGCTCTGGTTACGTCCTTCGGTGCATATCAACCGCGTACTTTCGCCCTGAAGCTCGCAGCTCCCTCCACCAAACTGGCAGCCGTACAATCCGCTCCTGTTACCTTGCACTACGATCTGGCGACTGCCAGCAACGATGGCGACCACGCTGCTGCCGGGTTCGACGGCAAGGGTAATACGCTACCGGCAGAAATGCTGCCTTCGCAGATCACATTCAATGATGTTCAGTTCAAGCTTGCACCTGCAAAGACTGGCACTCCGAATGCGATCGTTGCCAAGGGACAGAAGATTGATCTTCCCGCCGGCGATTACAACCGCGTCTATCTGCTTGCTGCATCCAGTGACGGCGATCAGAAAGCAACCTTCGACTTGGGCGGCAAAAAGGTCGAGCTTAACATTCAGAACTGGGGCGGCTTCATCGGTCAGTGGGATGATCGGCAATGGAGCTCCGCAGACACCAGCCATGACAACTACGGCGAAATGATCGGGCTGAAACCCGGCTTTATCAAGCGCGCCAATCTCGCCTGGTATTCCAGCCACCATCACAATGCATCGGGCCAGAATGCAACGTATGCGTATTCTTATCTCTTTGGATACGCGATCGATCTCGCACCGGGTACAAAGTCGATTCTGTTGCCAAAGAACGACAAGATCCGAATCCTCGCGATCTCTGTAGCCACTGAAAATCCTGCAGTGGAACCAGCTCGTCCGCTCTACGACGTGCTTCCTTCTCCTAACGCGGGCGCTAGTGATTTCACACTTTCACCATCCTCTGCCAGCATCTCGGTATCTCAAGGAAAGACCGCTACAACGCACGTCCTTGTCATGCCGAGAGGCAGCTTCAGTGGAGCGGTCAACCTCACCGCATCTGGATTGCCCGCAGGAGTAACGGCAGCATTCAGCCCGGCCAGCACTACGGGCTCAAGCGCTCTCACTCTCACCACCACCAAGTCAACCGCTCCGGCCACAGCTCAAGTCACGGTGACAGGAGTGTCCGATGGCGTATCGCACTCTTTCACCACCGATGTGTCAGTTACTCCCGTTCTTGAAGGGACAGTGGCTGTCGATTTGTCATCGGCGTACAACGTCACCGGAATCTATGACGATGGCAAAAAGTTTGAGGCATCGGCCAGCCTCGACGACGGTGGCTATTCTCTATCCAGGCAGGCACTTGGTTCTGAAGCGATCGGCGAAAGCGTCGTCTTCAAGCTCGGTCCGGCCAACGCTCCCGATGTGGTGACAGGCAAAACGATTACTCTTCCGTCAGGCAAGTTCACCAGCCTCAAGATTCTCGCCACGGCAGTCGAAGAGAACCAGAGGCAACAGATCTTCACGGTCAACTACACGGATGGCACCAGCTCTTCGTTTACGCGGACTCTGAGCGACTGGGCCTCCACCGGCAATGTCAAAGGTGAGACTGCTGCAGCCGATATGCCCTATCGTCTCATTGCGGATGGTTCGAAGGATGGCAACCCGTTTTATCTCCATGCTTACTCTTTGAATCTTGATACAAACAAAACCGTCCAAAGCATCACACTGCCGAGCAACAGAAATGTTCTGGTCTTCGGCATTACCCTGGTGCCGTCGAAATAG